GTGATCGACAGTCATCGCCTGGCCTACCTGGCAGAAGTCCCGGTGAATTGGTGCCCGGAGCTGGGAACGGTGCTGGCCAACGAGGAGGTGACCGCGGAGGGGCGTTCGGAGCGGGGCAACTACCCCGTCTACAAGCGTCCCCTGCGCCAGTGGCAGCTGCGCATCACCGCCTATGCCGAGCGCCTGATCGCCGACCTCGACCTGGTGGACTGGCCGGAGCCGGTCAAGCAGATGCAGCGCAACTGGGTCGGGCGCAGCGAGGGAGCCCTGGTGAACTTTCCCCTCGAGGGGGATGAGCGCCGGCTCCAGATCTTCACCACTCGCCCCGACACACTCTTCGGGGCGACCTACATGGTGCTGGCGCCGGAGCACCCGTGGGTACCCGAGATCACCACCGCCGCACAGAAGCAGGCGGTGGAGACCTATCGGCGGCAGGCCCAGGCGCGCAGCGATCTCGACCGCCAGGCGGACAGTCGCGAGAAGACCGGCGTGTTCACCGGCGCCTGGGCGATACATCCGCTGAGCGGGGAGAAGATCCCGATCTGGATCGCCGACTACGTCCTGATGGGATATGGGACCGGGGCGATCATGGCGGTGCCGGCCCACGACAGTCGGGACTTCGACTTCGCCCGTCGTTTTGGACTGCCGATCCGGGCGGTGGTGGAGCCGGACGCGGAATGGCTGGCGGCCCACGCCCCCCGGGGTGCGACCGGCGATCTGCGGGAGCGCTACCTGAACGACCCCGGCGAGTTCGTCGAGGCCTTTACCGGCCAGGGGCGTTCGATCGGCTCGACCCACCCCGGGATCGCCACCGACGGCCTGCCCACCGAGGAGGCGAAGGCCAGGATCGTCTCCTGGCTCGAGGAGCATGGGCTCGGCCGGCGGGAAGTGCAGTACAAGCTGCGGGACTGGCTCTTCTCCCGTCAGCGCTACTGGGGCGAGCCCTTTCCCGTGCTGCACGGGGAGGACGGCGAGATTCGCGCCGTGGACGAGGCCGACCTGCCGGTGGAACTGCCCGAGATGGAGGATTTCCGGCCTCCCGTCGCCGACGATCCCCGGCAGCCGCCCCAGCCGTCCCTGAGCCGGGCGCCGGAGGCGTGGAAAAAAGTCGTGATCGACGGTAAGACCTACCAGCGGGAGCTCAACACCATGCCCCAGTGGGCGGGTTCCTGCTGGTACTACCTGCGCTTCATCGATCCCCGCAACGACAGCCGCCTGGTCGATCCGGAAAAGGAACGCTACTGGATGGGTGAGCGGGGTGTGGATCTCTACGTGGGCGGTGTGGAGCACGCGGTGCTGCACCTGCTCTATGCCCGCTTCTGGCACAAGGTGCTCTACGACCTGGGTCATGTCTCCACCCCCGAACCCTTCGGCCGCCTGTTCAACCAGGGCTACATCCTGGCCTGGGCCTACCAGGACGAGCGAGGGGTGTACGTTCCGGCGGCGGAGGTGGAGGAACGGGAGGACGGAACCTACCTCTGGCAGGGCAAGCCCGTCACCCGGCACTACGGCAAGATGGGCAAGTCCCTGAAGAACGCCGTGGCCCCCGACGCCATCTACGAGGAGTACGGCTGCGACACCTTGCGGCTCTACGAGATGTACATGGGGCCGCTCGAGACTTCCAAGCCCTGGATCATGCGCGACATCGTCGGCATCAGCCGTTTCCTGCACCGGGTCTGGCGCAACTTCGTCGGCGACGATGGCGCACTGAAGGTCAGTGATCAGCCGGCGTCGCTGGAACTCCGGCGCCTGCTGCACCGCACCATCCAGCGGGTGAGCCAGGACATGGAGAATCTGGGGATCAACACCGCCATCGCGCGCCTGATCGAGCTGAACAACGCCCTGGTGCCCGTCGATGCCCTGCCCCGTGAAGTCGCCGAGCCCTTCGTGCTGATGCTCGCGCCCATGGCGCCCCACCTAGCCGAGGAACTCTGGGAGCGCCTGGGTCACGAGGACTCCGTTGCCACGGCGCCGTGGCCGGGGTGGGACGAGCGGTACCTGGTCGAGGAACAGGTGGAGATCGTCGTCCAGGTCACGGGCAAGGTGCGGGGACGGGTCCGGGTCGCCGCCGAAGCCGACGAGGCGGCGGTGCGGCAGGCTGCGGAGGCCGACGAGCGCATCGCGCGGCATCTGGCGGGCAAGACGGTGCGGAAGGTGATCTACATTCCCGGTAAGCTGATCAACATCGTGGCCACCTGAGTGCCGGCCGTTGCCGACGGGAGGAGGATGCCGTGTCCCAGGTTCCAGACGATCGTCAGATCCTCGAGCGCCTGCGCAACGACGAGCCGGGAGCTTTCGATCTCTTCGTCGATCGATTCGGTGACCGGATCTACGGTTTTGGCCTGCGGATGTGCGGGGAGGTGGAAGACGCCCGGGACGTGTTCCAGGAAACCCTGCTCCAGGCCTACCAGAAAATCGGCCAGCTCAAGCATCCCGAGGCGCTGAAGTCCTGGCTCTACCGGGTGGCTTCCAACGCCTGCCTGATGAAGCGCCGGAAGGGCAAATTCGAGCCCCGTCGTGAGTTGTCCCTCGACGAGTTGATGCCCTCCGGTCGTGAGGGGCTGCGCGTCGAGATTCCCGACCCCGGTCGGCTGCCTGACGAGGAGGCCGCCTCGGGGGAACTGCGGGAACTGCTGCGGGAGGCCATCGCCGAGTTGCCGGAGCACTACCGTATCGTCCTCGTGCTGCGCGACATGGAGCAGCTTTCCACCCGGGAGGTGGCCGAGGCGCTCGATCTGGCTGAGACCGCCGTCAAGATGCGCCTCCACCGGGCGCGGCTGATGGTGCGTCAGCGCCTCGAGGAACTGCTGGCACGCCGTGTCGGCAAGGGGGAGGCCTGATGGGCTGTGATCACCGGCATGGAGACCTGAGCTGCAGGGAGATCTTCGCCATGCTCTCGGAGTATCTCGACGAGGAACTCGACGCGTCCGTCTGTTCGAGGCTCGAAGAGCACCTCGAGGACTGCCCCCCCTGCGTGGAGTTTCTCGACTCTCTGCGTCGCACCGTCGGCTTGCTGCGTGCCGAGGGGAGGGTGGAGCCGGCGCCGGAAGATCTGCGCCGGGAGTTGTCGGCCGCTCTCGGCCGGCTGGAGCCTCCCGGCTCTCGGTGACCTCCCGCCGGAATCTGCATCTTCCTGGGCAGGGCGGACAGTCGCCCGGGAGGTGCTGATGACCATCAACCGTATGCTGCGCGCGATCGCCGGCTTCTTCGTTCTTCTCTCGGTGGCCCTGGGCTACTGGGTCAGCCCCTGGTTCCTGCTCTTCACGGCCTTCGTGGGGCTCAATCTCTTCCAGTCCGCCTTTACCAACTGGTGCCCGATGATGGCGATTCTGCGGGGCCTGGGGGTCCGCGAAGGCTGATCCCCGGGTTTCACCGAAAGACGAATGCCCGGCGAAACCCTTCCGGTCCCAAGAGGAATTCCCACGGCCCCGGAGGAAAGTCGTTGACAGGGCGAGGTCCCAATTTCAAGATTGCCTTTCGATAAGTCTTCCCCGCTGCTCGAAGGGAGAGATCTGATGGGACGCTCGGGACGGAATTCGGGACGGAAGTGGTGGTTTGTCGTAACGGGATGGCTTGCGCTCACGGCGCTGGTCACCGTGGGGTGCGCCAGTTCGAAGCGGGTCAAGGTCGATGAATTCCCCCAGACCGTCGAGGCGGTGGTGGAGGCTACGCCTTCGGAGCCCGATCGGATCGACTTTCTCGACGTCGAGCCTTGGACTCTCGAGCCGGGGCAGTCGGCCACGGTGACGCTCGAGGCCACGGCCGAGCGACGGGCGGAAGTCGTGCTCAAGGGCCTCGATGGCGCTGCGGCGGGACGCTCCGTCGTGGTGGAAATGAAAGCCGCCGGCGAGGGCCGCTACACCGGCCGGGTGACAGCCG
This portion of the Acidobacteriota bacterium genome encodes:
- the leuS gene encoding leucine--tRNA ligase; translation: MSTYDYRAIERKWQRIWEERKTFRTAGPGEEGFDASRPKFYVLDMFPYPSGAGLHVGHPLGYIGTDIVARYKRMKGYNVLHPMGFDAFGLPAEQYAVETGVHPRVTTEKNISNMVRQLKGFGLGYDWDRRLATIEPSYYRWTQWIFLQIWKSWFDPQANRARPIEELRARLEAGELEVDAEGRVVPAGRGGRSWDAMDERARREVIDSHRLAYLAEVPVNWCPELGTVLANEEVTAEGRSERGNYPVYKRPLRQWQLRITAYAERLIADLDLVDWPEPVKQMQRNWVGRSEGALVNFPLEGDERRLQIFTTRPDTLFGATYMVLAPEHPWVPEITTAAQKQAVETYRRQAQARSDLDRQADSREKTGVFTGAWAIHPLSGEKIPIWIADYVLMGYGTGAIMAVPAHDSRDFDFARRFGLPIRAVVEPDAEWLAAHAPRGATGDLRERYLNDPGEFVEAFTGQGRSIGSTHPGIATDGLPTEEAKARIVSWLEEHGLGRREVQYKLRDWLFSRQRYWGEPFPVLHGEDGEIRAVDEADLPVELPEMEDFRPPVADDPRQPPQPSLSRAPEAWKKVVIDGKTYQRELNTMPQWAGSCWYYLRFIDPRNDSRLVDPEKERYWMGERGVDLYVGGVEHAVLHLLYARFWHKVLYDLGHVSTPEPFGRLFNQGYILAWAYQDERGVYVPAAEVEEREDGTYLWQGKPVTRHYGKMGKSLKNAVAPDAIYEEYGCDTLRLYEMYMGPLETSKPWIMRDIVGISRFLHRVWRNFVGDDGALKVSDQPASLELRRLLHRTIQRVSQDMENLGINTAIARLIELNNALVPVDALPREVAEPFVLMLAPMAPHLAEELWERLGHEDSVATAPWPGWDERYLVEEQVEIVVQVTGKVRGRVRVAAEADEAAVRQAAEADERIARHLAGKTVRKVIYIPGKLINIVAT
- a CDS encoding sigma-70 family RNA polymerase sigma factor, with the protein product MSQVPDDRQILERLRNDEPGAFDLFVDRFGDRIYGFGLRMCGEVEDARDVFQETLLQAYQKIGQLKHPEALKSWLYRVASNACLMKRRKGKFEPRRELSLDELMPSGREGLRVEIPDPGRLPDEEAASGELRELLREAIAELPEHYRIVLVLRDMEQLSTREVAEALDLAETAVKMRLHRARLMVRQRLEELLARRVGKGEA
- a CDS encoding zf-HC2 domain-containing protein — its product is MGCDHRHGDLSCREIFAMLSEYLDEELDASVCSRLEEHLEDCPPCVEFLDSLRRTVGLLRAEGRVEPAPEDLRRELSAALGRLEPPGSR
- a CDS encoding DUF2892 domain-containing protein; the encoded protein is MTINRMLRAIAGFFVLLSVALGYWVSPWFLLFTAFVGLNLFQSAFTNWCPMMAILRGLGVREG